The DNA window GGTTTCCACACAACTAAATTTAAACAACAATCTAGTAGATAACAATGGTCAATCTATAAATTTTTTGAACATTAATTTCAGTGACGAGAACACCATCATCGTAGAGATGAGATTTGGGGTTAGAGGGTTTCTCATTGATGCACGTACGTAAAAGTGATTAGTTTAGGGTATGGGCTATGTGTCTAATTTAATAACTAACATTCTTGTCTGTCTAAAAAATGGGTATTTGTCCCTAACAAAATTTGAATAAAAGCAGCCTTGATAAATAAATTATGatcccctttttctttattttgttgtaATATTGCATAACTATGCTATATAtttgattctttctttttcgGTTATATATGCGCAGATAGATACAGATCGGATAGCCTTCATAACGTGAACGGATGGTACTTCTTCACCTATTTGACGAACAAATACCCCAAAGGCAGCCGTCCCTCTCGATCATGTGGAGATGGTGGATTTTGGAAACCCACCGGCAAAGACAAGAAGATTTATTACAATGGCAATACCGTCGGATACAGGAAGTCACTAGATTTCTTACTTGGGCCTGGTGAAAAAACGGCTTGGAAGATGCATGAATATAGAATTCATGCAAATAACCCCAAGGTACAAGTCAGTACTTATTTTCTGATTAACTTGCTTTATATATTATTATGCTTCAAGGTATTCTTATAATCTTTTCAATGGACAGTAATAAGAATAACAATTCATGCTATGCTTATTCTCACTTCTTCTCTTCTCCTTCTCATCTGATTATTTCATGAAACATTTTAATGTCTTTTATGTGTTATCTATGCATGTCTTAGTTTGGATATATAGACACATTTTTGGATGTTTATACACATAGTGTGCATAGGTAGCTAGACATATATGTAGCCCAACCAACGACaggataaaaaaattttttttttttttatttgaagatgtaacatgcatgcacatgtaaatttcagaaccaacataaaattatttagaaatatATGTAGCCCAACCAACATAAGAATAAGTTTTCAAGAggaaacaagttttttttttataattttcgGGAAGTGGTGATTAAAACTCTTTGACAACCGAGCTCTAGCCACCTAAGTCAAGAACAATTTACTTCTTGATTTCTGTCAGTATGGTACATACATACACTATTATGTAAAAGAGTGGTGTCCACTTCTTAATCTACAAGTCTTTACAACAATATTATACTAAGTGCTCAGTAACCACTTCTCAAATAATATAGGATGTCCATTTGCATGGCTTTTTTCATTTACAAACTCCATTATACATTACTAACATGTTGTTCATTTTTGACAGTCGGATCCAGTTTTATGTAGATTGTATATGAACATAAGACGCAAAAACAAAGATGAAAGTGAAGGTGACACAGTAGAATTGATGAGGGAAAATCTTGACCAGTGTTTTACAGTGAATGAAGCTCCCATGCAGAATGAGGACAATGATTTGGCGGTTGGCAATATTTCCTCTGCTGGTTCTACAAACAATCAATGTATGGAGTATATTACCAGCACTCTAGACACAGGAGGTGATGCCATTTCAAACCAGGTTATCTATGATCTTTCTAGTTTCCAATTTCCTGATCATCCATTTCAAGATTTCCAAGGATACACTAATTCTCATGGTGGGCTCGAAGCAATTACTCAAGAGTTCACTGAACCGTTCCATTTATCAAGGGGTACCATGATCCCCTCTGATTTGAATATGGAGGATGTTTCGAAGTATGCTATTGGTGGTACTGATTTGTCCGACTTAGCATGGCAAATTATGTCAATATGACCTCTCTCCAAATTGATGGTGAGAATTCAGGCAATAAGTTGAAGTATCATACATATTTTGATTACAGTAGTGGTGTTGTTGTATGCAAAGTATAAACAAGGACAAGGATTTTAGCAGGTTTTAATTGCTAATTTCGTCTTGATTGATATTCACTTATGTATATGTTGAGTTTTTTTCTTATGGTCTATGTGTAGTGTATATTTGcgatttttcttcttcctttcaaaCATGAATACTTCCACATAGTATGGTTAGCTATATTACAAGCCTTCAAAACAACTTACCTATAAATTATTTTCACATACGCTAGTCTTTAGTTAAAAATAAATACATTGTAattagttaaaaaaattttcataacCATGAGCAGTCAAAAGAATTGGTAGGTCATCAGGACAGATTGCgcttttaaaacaaaactcTATGACGGAAAGACTGAATGCATTATCAATTAATGG is part of the Coffea eugenioides isolate CCC68of chromosome 6, Ceug_1.0, whole genome shotgun sequence genome and encodes:
- the LOC113773764 gene encoding NAC domain-containing protein 2-like, which encodes MRFGVRGFLIDAHRYRSDSLHNVNGWYFFTYLTNKYPKGSRPSRSCGDGGFWKPTGKDKKIYYNGNTVGYRKSLDFLLGPGEKTAWKMHEYRIHANNPKSDPVLCRLYMNIRRKNKDESEGDTVELMRENLDQCFTVNEAPMQNEDNDLAVGNISSAGSTNNQCMEYITSTLDTGGDAISNQVIYDLSSFQFPDHPFQDFQGYTNSHGGLEAITQEFTEPFHLSRGTMIPSDLNMEDVSKYAIGGTDLSDLAWQIMSI